Proteins from a genomic interval of Halopseudomonas litoralis:
- the tolQ gene encoding protein TolQ translates to MSMWHLISGASVLVQLVMLTLLAASIASWVLIFQRSSVLRSAKKALDDFEDRFWSGIDLSKLYRQVTGNPDPDSGLEQIFRAGFKEFSRMRQQPGVDPEAVMDAVQRSMRVAISREEEKLDQHLPFLATVGSTSPYIGLFGTVWGIMNSFRGLATVQQATLATVAPGIAEALIATAIGLFAAIPAVIAYNRFSARSETLIGHYYTFADEFSSILHRRVHASEGE, encoded by the coding sequence ATGTCGATGTGGCACCTCATAAGCGGTGCCAGCGTGCTGGTGCAACTGGTCATGCTGACGCTGTTGGCAGCGTCCATCGCATCCTGGGTGCTTATTTTTCAACGCAGTTCCGTGCTGCGTTCGGCGAAGAAGGCGCTGGACGATTTCGAGGACCGTTTCTGGTCCGGCATCGACCTGTCCAAGCTCTATCGTCAGGTCACCGGCAATCCGGATCCCGATTCCGGCCTGGAGCAGATATTCCGCGCCGGGTTCAAAGAGTTCTCGCGTATGCGTCAGCAGCCAGGTGTCGATCCTGAGGCGGTGATGGACGCTGTGCAGCGGTCCATGCGAGTCGCTATTTCGCGCGAGGAAGAAAAGCTCGACCAGCACCTGCCCTTTCTCGCTACAGTGGGTTCCACCAGTCCCTATATCGGTCTGTTTGGTACCGTATGGGGCATCATGAACTCATTCCGCGGCCTGGCTACTGTGCAACAGGCAACGCTGGCTACCGTGGCGCCGGGGATTGCCGAAGCGCTGATTGCCACGGCGATCGGTCTGTTTGCCGCTATCCCAGCGGTCATCGCTTACAACCGTTTCTCGGCTCGCTCGGAAACCCTGATCGGCCATTACTACACCTTTGCCGATGAGTTCTCCAGCATCCTGCATCGCCGCGTGCACGCCAGCGAAGGGGAGTGA
- the tolR gene encoding protein TolR, giving the protein MQHRGRRQKRKPVAEMNVVPYIDVMLVLLVIFMVTAPMLNQGVKVDLPQVSSEILPSDTNQQVLTLSVLADGTYYWNLGDTVDTESQTDAAVSLEEMTDGVTKIMRAQPDTLVYIRGDREVNYGVVVTAMASLQQAGVPNVGLITEAP; this is encoded by the coding sequence ATGCAACACAGAGGCAGACGCCAGAAACGCAAACCGGTAGCCGAGATGAACGTCGTGCCCTATATCGACGTGATGCTCGTGCTGCTGGTGATCTTCATGGTGACCGCGCCCATGCTCAATCAAGGCGTGAAAGTGGACCTGCCCCAGGTATCCAGCGAGATTCTGCCATCGGATACCAACCAGCAGGTATTGACTCTGTCGGTACTCGCCGATGGTACCTATTACTGGAACCTGGGCGACACAGTGGACACCGAGAGCCAGACCGATGCCGCAGTCTCGCTGGAAGAAATGACCGACGGCGTCACCAAGATCATGCGCGCTCAGCCAGATACGCTGGTCTATATTCGGGGTGATCGCGAGGTGAATTATGGTGTTGTCGTTACTGCCATGGCATCCCTGCAGCAGGCCGGTGTGCCTAATGTCGGCTTGATTACCGAGGCGCCGTGA
- the tolA gene encoding cell envelope integrity protein TolA, which translates to MPEPSQERFAAPIIKAVGLHLLVLIFLFVSFSSAPEYEPAKPIVRATLVQLNSKSPATTQTDQKIAGEAERTAAQRHEAEELKRQQQEQQQEQEAAQRAATEQRQAAAAAAKAAEDKAVEERQRVEQVERQKAEETKRKADAAKKLAEAEAAKKKAAEEAAKRKEVEEAKKAEAKKAEEAKRKTDAEAAAKKAEADRVAKLKREQEEAKASALAELLASETQYQRAQADQFGDEVAASYDDVIRRYVSEQWRRPPTARNGMVVEVRISMLPSGDITDVVVQRSSGDAGFDQSAVQAVRNVGRIPEMQQLSRESPAAFDRLYRQRTLRFKPEDLAF; encoded by the coding sequence ATGCCGGAACCCAGTCAGGAGCGTTTTGCCGCGCCGATCATCAAGGCGGTGGGGCTGCACCTGCTGGTGTTGATTTTCCTCTTCGTGTCCTTCAGTTCGGCGCCCGAGTACGAGCCGGCCAAGCCGATCGTGCGAGCGACCCTGGTGCAGTTGAATTCCAAGAGTCCGGCGACAACTCAGACTGATCAGAAAATCGCGGGTGAGGCTGAGCGCACCGCAGCGCAGCGCCATGAAGCTGAAGAGCTGAAACGCCAGCAGCAGGAACAGCAACAGGAGCAGGAGGCGGCGCAGCGCGCAGCAACTGAACAGCGCCAGGCAGCTGCAGCGGCCGCCAAGGCGGCCGAAGATAAGGCAGTCGAGGAACGTCAGCGGGTGGAGCAGGTCGAAAGACAGAAGGCCGAGGAGACCAAACGCAAGGCTGACGCAGCCAAGAAGCTGGCTGAGGCCGAGGCGGCAAAGAAAAAGGCTGCTGAGGAAGCGGCCAAACGTAAAGAGGTTGAAGAGGCCAAAAAGGCAGAGGCCAAAAAAGCGGAAGAGGCCAAGCGCAAAACCGACGCAGAGGCTGCGGCCAAGAAGGCGGAAGCTGATCGGGTCGCCAAGCTCAAGCGCGAGCAGGAAGAAGCCAAGGCCTCGGCGTTAGCCGAATTGCTGGCATCCGAGACGCAGTACCAGCGGGCGCAGGCTGACCAATTTGGTGATGAGGTGGCGGCCAGCTACGATGATGTTATCCGCCGCTATGTAAGTGAACAGTGGCGGCGTCCACCGACGGCGCGTAATGGCATGGTCGTCGAGGTGCGGATCAGCATGCTGCCCTCGGGTGATATTACTGATGTGGTGGTGCAGCGCTCCAGCGGCGATGCCGGATTCGATCAGTCGGCAGTGCAGGCCGTACGAAATGTAGGCCGCATTCCGGAGATGCAACAGTTGTCCAGAGAAAGTCCAGCAGCTTTCGATCGTTTGTACAGACAGCGTACCTTACGCTTCAAACCAGAGGATTTGGCATTTTGA
- the tolB gene encoding Tol-Pal system beta propeller repeat protein TolB, whose protein sequence is MKYWLTCAAMLLLAQVALAQDAIEITRGNDRATPIAVVPFGWQGGTPLAEDLAEISANDLRNSGMFTPFDRANMLSHPTRAEEIFPRDWKMLGVEYVLAGQVTGTASGYQLQYHLYNVVREELLMSRTVSGSQNQLRDMAHRVSDEVFEHITGIKGAFNTKLLYVAAERFSADNTRYTLQRSDYDGARTVTLLQSREPILTPSYAPDGQRIAYVSFESRRPEIFVHYIQTGRRERITSFEGLNGAPAWSPDGKRLAFVLSRDGNPEIYVMDLASKQMRRVTNHYAIDTEPTWLDDNTLVFTSDRGGRPQIYKQNLNNGNAERLTFVGNYNANAKLSSEGRTMVMVHRQDGYRNFHIATQDLERGNLKVLTETSLDESPTVAPNGTMLIYATRQQGRGVLMLVSTNGRARSEIPTKFTDLRVPSWSPYLP, encoded by the coding sequence ATGAAGTACTGGCTGACCTGCGCTGCCATGTTGCTCCTGGCGCAAGTCGCGCTGGCTCAGGACGCCATCGAAATCACCCGGGGCAATGATCGGGCGACGCCCATCGCAGTTGTTCCCTTCGGCTGGCAAGGCGGCACACCTTTAGCGGAAGATCTGGCTGAGATCTCGGCCAATGATTTACGCAATTCTGGTATGTTCACGCCCTTCGACCGGGCAAACATGCTCAGCCATCCTACCCGCGCCGAGGAGATATTTCCCCGCGACTGGAAAATGCTGGGCGTCGAATATGTACTGGCCGGGCAGGTAACCGGCACGGCGTCGGGTTATCAGCTGCAGTACCATCTGTATAACGTGGTACGCGAAGAGTTGCTTATGTCCCGGACCGTCAGTGGCAGCCAGAATCAGCTGCGCGACATGGCCCACCGGGTGAGCGACGAGGTATTTGAGCACATCACCGGTATCAAGGGCGCGTTCAATACCAAGCTGCTGTATGTGGCTGCCGAGCGTTTTTCCGCTGATAACACACGCTATACCCTGCAGCGCTCGGATTATGACGGCGCCCGTACGGTAACCCTACTGCAATCACGAGAGCCGATTCTGACCCCGTCCTATGCTCCGGACGGGCAACGTATCGCCTATGTCTCGTTTGAATCCCGGCGGCCGGAAATCTTCGTGCATTACATCCAGACCGGCCGGCGCGAGCGGATCACCAGTTTTGAAGGTCTCAATGGTGCGCCAGCCTGGTCGCCGGATGGAAAACGGCTGGCATTCGTATTGTCACGTGACGGCAACCCGGAAATTTACGTCATGGATCTTGCAAGCAAGCAAATGCGTCGGGTCACCAATCACTACGCAATTGATACCGAGCCGACCTGGCTTGATGACAACACGCTGGTCTTCACTTCCGATCGTGGAGGGCGACCGCAGATTTATAAACAGAATTTGAATAATGGCAATGCAGAGCGCCTTACTTTCGTGGGCAACTATAATGCCAATGCTAAGCTGTCGTCTGAAGGACGGACCATGGTCATGGTTCACCGGCAGGATGGTTACAGGAATTTTCATATTGCCACCCAGGATCTGGAACGTGGGAATTTGAAAGTATTAACAGAAACGTCGTTGGATGAGTCGCCTACTGTCGCACCGAACGGCACTATGTTAATTTACGCTACCCGTCAACAGGGACGGGGTGTACTTATGCTGGTTTCGACCAATGGTCGTGCGCGTTCGGAAATTCCGACGAAGTTCACAGACCTGCGCGTACCATCATGGTCCCCATACCTGCCATAG
- the pal gene encoding peptidoglycan-associated lipoprotein Pal: protein MEVIKFGKFAALVVAFGVVVGCSSKGGDAAGTGAVDPNAGYDSSTSSAGSSSNVSSEEAALRAITTFYFEFDSSELKPEAMRALDVHSKDLKAQGNRVALEGHTDERGTREYNMALGERRAAAVQRYLVLQGVSPAQLELISYGEEKAAVTGTGEEAWAQNRRVELRK from the coding sequence ATGGAAGTTATCAAGTTCGGCAAGTTTGCAGCTCTGGTTGTCGCTTTCGGCGTTGTGGTTGGCTGTTCCTCCAAGGGCGGCGATGCTGCCGGCACTGGCGCAGTTGATCCGAACGCTGGTTATGACAGCTCCACTTCTTCGGCAGGTAGCAGCAGCAATGTCAGCAGCGAAGAAGCAGCTCTGCGTGCCATCACCACTTTCTACTTCGAGTTCGACAGCTCTGAGCTGAAGCCTGAAGCCATGCGTGCCCTGGATGTACATTCCAAGGACCTCAAGGCGCAGGGCAACCGCGTAGCGCTGGAAGGCCACACCGACGAGCGTGGTACTCGTGAGTACAACATGGCTCTGGGTGAGCGTCGTGCCGCAGCTGTTCAGCGTTACCTGGTTCTGCAGGGTGTTTCCCCGGCACAACTGGAGCTGATCTCCTATGGCGAAGAGAAAGCAGCGGTTACTGGTACTGGCGAAGAAGCATGGGCCCAGAACCGCCGTGTAGAACTGCGTAAATAA
- the ybgF gene encoding tol-pal system protein YbgF — protein MKGYQGLVLGCLLLPATAMAQVPVMEGSSGSNAPSYQQTQAQSLPDTRSSSAGLSVEGQLMQQLYQMQQEVSMLRGLFEEQEHRLKKLEKDQLDRYQDIDRRLSSISTGSSAPSGADEPANRDSLPPVTPATPGSAPQAPAEADPAREKLLYEAAFDQVKARDFEKAEMAFSAFLRRYPQSDYAGNAQYWLGEVYLVQSDLESAGQAFAKVVSQYAGHRKQADALYKLAEVERRLGNSTKAAQLYQEVLSKHPDASAAQLARRELNNLQ, from the coding sequence ATGAAAGGGTATCAAGGCTTAGTACTGGGTTGTCTGCTGTTGCCGGCCACGGCAATGGCTCAGGTTCCGGTAATGGAAGGTAGTTCGGGCAGCAATGCGCCGAGCTATCAGCAGACACAGGCCCAGTCACTGCCTGATACCCGATCTTCCTCGGCTGGTCTCTCGGTAGAGGGCCAGCTTATGCAGCAGCTGTATCAGATGCAGCAGGAAGTTTCCATGCTGCGTGGCCTGTTCGAAGAACAGGAGCATCGACTGAAGAAGTTGGAAAAGGATCAGCTTGATCGTTATCAGGATATTGATCGCCGACTTTCCTCTATTTCCACAGGTTCGTCAGCGCCGTCAGGTGCGGACGAGCCTGCCAACCGCGACAGCCTGCCGCCCGTGACACCGGCAACGCCGGGCTCAGCACCTCAAGCACCGGCTGAAGCGGACCCGGCGCGTGAAAAGCTGCTTTACGAGGCGGCTTTCGATCAGGTCAAGGCACGGGATTTCGAGAAGGCTGAGATGGCCTTCAGCGCTTTCCTGCGGCGTTATCCGCAAAGTGACTACGCGGGGAATGCACAGTACTGGCTGGGCGAAGTCTATCTGGTGCAGTCCGATCTGGAATCTGCCGGCCAGGCATTTGCCAAAGTGGTGAGCCAGTACGCCGGCCACCGCAAGCAAGCCGATGCGTTGTACAAGCTGGCCGAAGTTGAACGGCGCCTGGGTAACTCGACCAAGGCGGCGCAACTCTACCAGGAAGTGCTCAGCAAGCATCCTGACGCCTCGGCAGCGCAGTTGGCGCGTCGGGAGCTGAATAACCTGCAATAA
- the tnpB gene encoding IS66 family insertion sequence element accessory protein TnpB (TnpB, as the term is used for proteins encoded by IS66 family insertion elements, is considered an accessory protein, since TnpC, encoded by a neighboring gene, is a DDE family transposase.), whose protein sequence is MMRPGAKVKKVYLYPKPVDFRKSIDGLSALVELDIKAAAFDPVLFVFLNRARNRVKILYWERNGFCLWLKRLEAERFKAPPDIRDDAIELTAEELNWMLDGFDLWRNRPHKVLRPRYVA, encoded by the coding sequence ATGATGCGCCCTGGTGCCAAGGTTAAAAAAGTCTACCTGTACCCGAAGCCGGTGGACTTCAGAAAGTCCATCGACGGGCTGTCAGCCCTGGTCGAGCTGGATATAAAGGCGGCGGCGTTCGACCCGGTGCTGTTTGTGTTTCTCAACCGGGCGCGCAACAGGGTTAAGATCCTCTATTGGGAGCGCAACGGTTTCTGTCTCTGGCTCAAGCGTCTGGAGGCCGAACGGTTCAAGGCGCCACCGGATATCCGGGACGATGCTATCGAGCTGACCGCAGAGGAGTTGAACTGGATGCTCGACGGTTTTGACCTGTGGCGTAACCGACCGCACAAGGTGTTGAGGCCGCGTTATGTAGCCTGA
- the tnpC gene encoding IS66 family transposase, whose product MISLPDILPNDPDQLKHLLMQMQSRVSQLQEENTLLRQRLFGRKSEQSADPNSPQLGMFNEAESLANETSAEDDEETVAPVSVKKRGKRKPLPAELPRIEVVHELPEHELTCDCGCRKQAIGEETSEQLEIIPMQIRVIKHIRKVYACKGCETAPVTADKPAQLIEKSMASPSVLAMLLTTKYVDGVPLHRFEKVLSRHGIELSRQTLARWVIQSSEHLQPLVNLMRDRLLAGPLIHCDETRLQVLKEPDRDPTSQSWMWVQTGGPPDNPVVLFDYTSSRAQDVPLRLLEGYQGYLMTDDYAGYNAVAEQAGIERLGCWAHARRKFIEAQKAQPKGKTGRADMALSLINKLYGIEREGKDVNAGQRLLLRQQKSEPVLTQLKAWLDKTHGQVTPQSALGKAVGYLASNWSKLIRYTEAGHLPIDNNPAERAIRPFVIGRKNWLFSDTPKGAHASALIYSLVETAKANGQEPYAWLRYVLERLPLASNAEELEALLPWNCGQVAVY is encoded by the coding sequence ATGATTTCGCTCCCCGACATCCTGCCGAACGACCCGGATCAGCTCAAGCATTTGCTGATGCAGATGCAATCTCGCGTATCGCAGTTGCAGGAAGAAAACACGCTGCTGCGTCAGCGTCTATTCGGGCGCAAGTCAGAGCAAAGTGCTGATCCGAATTCTCCGCAGCTGGGCATGTTCAACGAAGCCGAAAGCCTGGCCAATGAAACATCCGCTGAAGATGACGAAGAAACGGTTGCTCCCGTATCGGTGAAGAAGCGTGGCAAGCGTAAGCCGCTACCAGCAGAACTGCCGCGCATTGAAGTGGTACATGAGCTGCCCGAGCATGAACTGACCTGTGACTGCGGTTGCCGTAAGCAGGCCATCGGTGAAGAAACCAGCGAGCAGCTGGAAATCATCCCGATGCAGATCCGGGTGATTAAACACATCCGCAAGGTCTACGCCTGCAAGGGGTGTGAAACCGCTCCGGTCACTGCCGATAAACCTGCTCAACTGATCGAAAAGAGCATGGCCAGCCCCAGCGTACTGGCCATGCTGCTAACCACCAAGTATGTCGATGGCGTTCCGCTACACCGCTTCGAGAAAGTGCTGAGTCGCCACGGCATCGAACTGTCCAGGCAAACACTGGCTCGCTGGGTCATCCAGAGCAGTGAGCACCTGCAACCGCTGGTCAACCTAATGCGTGACAGGCTGCTGGCGGGCCCACTGATCCACTGCGATGAAACTCGCCTGCAAGTGCTGAAAGAACCGGATCGTGATCCGACCAGTCAATCCTGGATGTGGGTGCAGACGGGCGGGCCGCCCGATAATCCGGTTGTGCTGTTTGATTACACATCCAGCCGTGCCCAGGATGTACCCTTGCGCTTGCTTGAAGGCTATCAAGGCTACCTGATGACCGATGACTACGCGGGCTACAACGCCGTGGCCGAACAAGCCGGCATCGAACGGCTGGGCTGCTGGGCGCATGCCCGACGCAAGTTCATCGAAGCACAAAAAGCGCAGCCTAAAGGTAAGACCGGGCGCGCCGATATGGCGCTGAGCCTGATCAACAAGCTGTACGGCATTGAGCGTGAAGGCAAGGATGTAAACGCCGGGCAACGCCTGCTGCTGCGCCAGCAGAAAAGTGAACCGGTACTGACTCAGCTCAAAGCCTGGCTGGATAAGACGCATGGTCAGGTAACGCCGCAAAGTGCACTGGGTAAAGCAGTCGGCTATCTGGCCAGCAACTGGAGCAAACTGATCCGCTACACCGAGGCTGGGCACCTACCGATCGACAATAACCCTGCCGAGCGCGCCATCCGCCCATTCGTCATCGGTCGTAAAAACTGGCTGTTCAGCGATACGCCGAAGGGTGCTCACGCCAGCGCCCTAATCTACAGTCTGGTCGAAACCGCCAAGGCT